From a region of the Paenibacillus sp. FSL R10-2734 genome:
- a CDS encoding NUDIX domain-containing protein, which yields MNEHNQHIVVCVKGIILHQGKILLVKRAANDSIGAGTWECAGGKIEFGEKLDTALMREIEEETSLIITIGKLLYATSFLTDPNRQIILLTYLCTVQENKVHLSLEHSDYHWCTKDELYRLLPHGVRADFEQNGVFALKELL from the coding sequence ATGAACGAGCATAACCAGCACATCGTTGTTTGTGTTAAAGGGATTATCCTTCATCAAGGTAAAATACTGCTCGTAAAACGTGCTGCCAATGATTCCATTGGTGCAGGGACTTGGGAATGTGCTGGGGGAAAAATCGAATTTGGAGAAAAGCTAGATACTGCACTGATGAGGGAAATTGAAGAGGAAACTAGCCTAATTATAACTATTGGGAAATTATTATATGCAACTTCCTTTTTAACAGATCCGAACCGACAAATTATTCTGCTTACATATTTATGCACCGTCCAAGAGAACAAAGTTCACTTATCACTAGAACATTCTGATTATCACTGGTGTACCAAAGATGAACTTTATCGCCTTTTACCACATGGAGTCAGGGCTGATTTTGAGCAAAATGGTGTCTTCGCATTGAAGGAGCTGCTGTGA
- the glf gene encoding UDP-galactopyranose mutase, with translation MNTKYDFLIVGAGLYGAVFAHEVKKAGKTCLIIDKRDHIAGNIYTEKVEDIQVHKYGAHIFHTSNKAVWKYVNQFAEFNRYINSPIANYLGEIYNLPFNMNTFNKMWGAVTPDEAKEKIEQQRKDNYVESPQNLEGQAINLVGLDIYEKLIRGYTEKQWGRPCTEIPAFIIRRLPVRFTYDNNYFNDPYQGIPIGGYTSMVERMIEGIEVVLSTDYFAEKEKWDSMAEKVVYTGPIDAFFDYKYGVLEYRSLRFETEVLDTPNYQGNAVVNYTDSETPYTRIIEHKHFDFGTQPKTVISREYSEEWKRGDEPYYPINDNKNNELYEKYKALTEAQNKVIFGGRLAEYKYYDMDKVVEVALQRVKGILGQ, from the coding sequence ATGAATACTAAATATGACTTTCTAATTGTGGGTGCGGGCTTATATGGTGCAGTATTTGCTCATGAAGTGAAAAAAGCTGGGAAAACATGCTTAATTATCGATAAACGCGACCATATTGCAGGAAATATTTATACGGAAAAAGTAGAGGATATTCAGGTGCATAAATACGGCGCTCATATTTTTCATACCAGCAATAAGGCTGTATGGAAATATGTAAACCAGTTCGCTGAATTTAACAGATATATTAATAGTCCTATAGCGAATTATCTTGGTGAAATTTATAATTTACCGTTTAATATGAACACATTTAATAAAATGTGGGGTGCTGTAACACCAGATGAGGCCAAAGAGAAAATTGAGCAGCAACGTAAGGATAATTATGTGGAAAGCCCTCAAAATTTAGAGGGACAGGCTATTAACCTAGTTGGTCTGGATATTTACGAGAAACTAATTCGTGGCTATACGGAGAAGCAATGGGGTCGCCCTTGCACAGAAATCCCCGCGTTTATAATACGAAGATTGCCAGTAAGATTTACTTACGATAATAATTATTTCAACGACCCTTATCAAGGGATACCTATAGGTGGGTATACATCTATGGTTGAGCGTATGATTGAAGGGATAGAAGTGGTACTGAGTACAGACTATTTTGCCGAGAAAGAAAAATGGGACAGCATGGCAGAAAAGGTGGTTTACACTGGCCCTATCGATGCTTTCTTTGACTATAAGTATGGTGTTTTGGAGTACAGGAGCTTAAGGTTCGAAACAGAAGTATTGGATACGCCTAATTATCAAGGGAATGCAGTAGTCAATTATACCGATAGTGAGACGCCTTATACCCGTATTATTGAGCACAAGCATTTTGACTTTGGGACGCAGCCTAAAACCGTTATTAGTCGTGAATATAGTGAAGAATGGAAACGTGGCGATGAGCCATATTATCCGATCAATGATAATAAAAACAATGAGCTGTATGAAAAGTATAAAGCTTTAACAGAAGCTCAAAACAAAGTTATTTTTGGCGGTCGATTAGCAGAATACAAATATTATGATATGGATAAAGTTGTAGAAGTTGCATTACAGAGAGTTAAAGGGATTTTAGGACAATGA
- a CDS encoding glycosyltransferase family A protein, with product MKLLSVVIPCYNSQEYMRYCIESLLPGGENVELLIVNDGSVDRTAAIADEYAQKYPTIVKVIHQENGGHGEAVNAGIRNASGLYLKVVDSDDWVDTRAYLKILSTLNDFMVEEKSVDMILSNFVYEKENAKYKKVMKYENVLPEGVIFSWDDIKRFRKGQYILMHSVIYRTQLLRDCGLKLPKHTFYVDNLFVYVPLEHVKNMYYINVDFYRYFIGREDQSIQECVMIKRIDQQIKVNKLMLEQVQIKNIKNPKLHQYMLHQLEIVTVISAILAIRSGTAENLSKKKELWMYIKDKDVELYRRLRYGMMGGLMNLPGRPGRSISVGAYKITQRLVGFN from the coding sequence ATGAAATTATTATCAGTAGTAATTCCTTGCTATAATTCACAAGAATATATGAGATATTGCATCGAATCCCTGTTACCTGGAGGGGAGAATGTAGAATTACTGATAGTAAATGATGGTTCCGTTGATCGAACTGCAGCAATTGCAGATGAATATGCACAAAAATATCCTACTATCGTTAAGGTAATTCATCAGGAAAATGGCGGACATGGCGAAGCTGTAAATGCAGGTATCCGAAATGCCTCTGGATTATATTTAAAGGTAGTAGACAGTGATGACTGGGTAGATACGAGAGCCTATCTCAAGATATTAAGTACATTGAACGATTTTATGGTAGAAGAGAAATCAGTAGATATGATTCTTAGCAATTTTGTATATGAAAAAGAGAATGCAAAGTACAAGAAAGTTATGAAATATGAAAATGTGCTACCAGAAGGGGTCATTTTCTCCTGGGATGACATTAAACGGTTTCGTAAAGGGCAGTATATTTTGATGCACTCTGTTATTTACAGAACACAGCTGCTAAGAGATTGTGGACTGAAGCTTCCCAAGCACACTTTTTATGTAGATAATTTATTTGTATATGTGCCGCTTGAACATGTTAAGAACATGTACTATATCAATGTGGATTTTTACAGATATTTTATAGGCAGGGAAGATCAATCCATCCAAGAGTGTGTCATGATCAAAAGAATTGATCAACAGATTAAAGTAAACAAGCTTATGCTTGAACAGGTGCAAATTAAAAATATTAAAAATCCAAAGCTCCATCAGTATATGCTCCATCAGCTTGAAATCGTGACCGTTATATCGGCCATTTTGGCAATACGATCAGGAACGGCGGAGAATCTAAGCAAGAAGAAAGAGTTATGGATGTATATTAAAGATAAAGATGTTGAGTTGTATCGTCGTCTTAGATATGGGATGATGGGTGGATTAATGAATTTGCCTGGTCGTCCTGGACGCAGTATTTCAGTAGGCGCCTACAAAATAACACAAAGATTAGTTGGCTTTAACTAG
- a CDS encoding GtrA family protein: MNDINIETKKTGAGAMGYWNNYKEKHPNIAQFFVFFLLSTGMTILQLVLMPVFKGIFAQTSLVNTSFQWLQFGTNFDGSDYYLFDYGSGSLASGGGGGLAYFLAVQITIGLAQIINFFLQRNITFKSNSNIWSAAFWYVLAYVVITIGAAAAQGFYKAPVYNLLMNTWEMGSFGETAADLITMMINALISFWVFYPIFKVIFKQEPEK; encoded by the coding sequence ATGAACGATATAAATATCGAAACTAAAAAAACAGGTGCAGGAGCGATGGGTTATTGGAATAACTACAAGGAAAAGCACCCCAACATTGCTCAGTTCTTCGTCTTCTTTTTGCTAAGTACTGGAATGACTATATTACAGCTTGTTTTAATGCCTGTATTTAAAGGGATCTTCGCTCAAACATCATTGGTAAATACAAGCTTCCAATGGCTTCAATTTGGGACTAACTTTGATGGAAGTGATTATTATCTATTCGATTATGGATCGGGCTCACTTGCTTCTGGAGGTGGAGGTGGACTTGCTTATTTCCTAGCCGTCCAAATTACGATAGGCCTTGCACAGATCATTAATTTTTTCCTACAAAGAAACATAACCTTCAAATCCAATAGCAACATTTGGTCAGCGGCCTTTTGGTATGTGCTTGCGTACGTTGTAATCACGATAGGTGCAGCAGCAGCTCAAGGCTTCTATAAAGCTCCTGTCTATAACCTATTGATGAACACATGGGAAATGGGCTCGTTCGGTGAAACAGCAGCGGATCTTATTACAATGATGATCAATGCTTTGATTTCTTTCTGGGTATTCTACCCTATATTTAAAGTGATTTTTAAACAAGAACCTGAAAAATAG
- a CDS encoding glycoside hydrolase family 3 C-terminal domain-containing protein, whose translation MKYKDLIEKMTLEEKASLMSGKDFWTTQNIDRLGIRSMFLADGPHGIRKQAAAADHLGLNASIPATCFPPAATVANSWNVELGETIGDYLGKEAVAQQVDVLLGPGINMKRNPLCGRNFEYFSEDPYLAGKMGASYIRGIQSHGISACVKHFAVNNQEERRMSIDTIVDERTLRELYLTAFEIAVKEGKTKTVMSSYNQLNGSYTNESIHLMKEILRDEWGFDGVVVTDWGGSNDRVAGLLAGNELEMPTTAGETNEEIIQAIRNGIIKEEVLDECVDRLLDLNFTTEAALNKSQEIDFKKHHKVAQRAAEESIVLLKNEGKILPLQKGKTVAVIGDFAKEARYQGAGSSIVNPTILDNILDCFGQSGIVNIGYEPGFERYGKKNIKKLNKACTLAKEADVVLFYMGLDEATEAEGLDREDMEIPENQIDVLNALYKVNPNIVAILSCGSAVEMPWIDKVKGLVHGYLAGQAGARAILSVLSGEVNPSGKLAESYPIQYEDTPSYYHFPGKEVSIEYRESIYIGYRYYDSANKEVRFPFGYGLSYTTFKYSNIQVDKDSVTFELRNTGGVAGMEIAQLYVGCKSEAIFRAKKELKGFTKIFLNAGETKKVTLYFDDKTFRYFNVKTNKWEVEEAEYEISIGASSADIRLTDTLFVQGTGAPIPYDKDQLSTYYSGRANQVGAKEFEHLIGYKLPVSKWDRSQPLGYNDTIAQCQYAKGGIARFAYSVMIFAHWFLRKIGKRSTANIIMMSVYHMPFRGVARMTGGVVNMPMLDGILTIVNGQFFKGLNQVLRERRKMTRVAKEKNPLAKAIKES comes from the coding sequence ATGAAATATAAAGACTTAATAGAGAAAATGACGTTAGAAGAGAAAGCGTCATTAATGTCAGGTAAAGATTTCTGGACTACCCAGAACATTGATCGTCTTGGAATTCGTAGCATGTTTCTTGCTGATGGACCTCATGGGATACGAAAGCAGGCGGCGGCAGCAGACCATCTGGGTCTGAATGCCAGTATTCCTGCAACTTGTTTTCCACCCGCTGCGACCGTAGCCAATAGCTGGAATGTAGAACTGGGTGAGACTATTGGAGATTATCTTGGGAAAGAGGCGGTTGCACAACAAGTCGATGTTCTTTTGGGACCTGGTATTAACATGAAGAGGAATCCTTTATGCGGAAGAAACTTCGAATATTTCAGCGAAGATCCATATCTTGCCGGTAAAATGGGTGCTAGTTATATCCGGGGCATTCAATCGCATGGAATTTCTGCCTGCGTGAAGCATTTTGCCGTGAACAACCAGGAAGAAAGACGGATGTCTATTGATACCATCGTCGATGAAAGAACGCTTAGGGAGTTGTATCTGACTGCATTTGAAATTGCAGTGAAGGAAGGTAAGACGAAGACGGTTATGTCTTCCTACAATCAGTTAAACGGAAGCTACACGAATGAAAGCATCCATTTGATGAAAGAGATCCTGCGTGATGAATGGGGTTTCGATGGAGTCGTTGTCACTGACTGGGGTGGTAGTAATGATCGTGTAGCCGGATTACTCGCGGGTAATGAATTGGAAATGCCAACCACGGCTGGTGAGACTAATGAGGAAATCATCCAAGCCATTCGAAATGGAATAATTAAAGAAGAAGTATTAGATGAGTGTGTAGATAGGCTGCTGGATCTTAATTTTACAACAGAAGCAGCTTTGAATAAATCGCAAGAGATTGATTTCAAAAAGCATCACAAGGTCGCACAGCGGGCTGCGGAAGAGTCCATCGTACTGCTGAAAAACGAAGGAAAGATATTACCACTTCAAAAAGGTAAAACGGTTGCTGTAATCGGTGATTTCGCTAAAGAAGCACGATATCAGGGCGCTGGATCATCTATTGTAAATCCAACAATCCTTGATAATATATTAGATTGTTTTGGTCAATCGGGTATTGTTAACATAGGATATGAGCCAGGCTTTGAACGTTACGGAAAAAAGAATATTAAAAAACTAAATAAGGCATGTACTCTTGCCAAAGAGGCAGATGTTGTTCTTTTCTATATGGGTCTAGATGAAGCTACTGAAGCTGAAGGCCTGGATAGAGAAGACATGGAGATTCCAGAGAATCAGATAGACGTTCTAAATGCTTTGTATAAAGTGAATCCCAATATTGTGGCTATTCTCTCATGCGGCTCCGCAGTAGAAATGCCATGGATTGATAAAGTAAAAGGATTAGTACATGGATATTTAGCCGGACAAGCTGGCGCAAGAGCTATACTTAGTGTTTTATCAGGTGAAGTGAATCCTTCAGGAAAACTAGCAGAATCCTATCCAATTCAATATGAGGACACACCTTCCTATTATCATTTTCCGGGTAAGGAAGTTAGCATAGAATACAGGGAAAGTATTTATATTGGCTACCGTTATTATGATTCTGCAAATAAAGAAGTTCGTTTCCCGTTTGGATACGGACTCAGCTATACAACATTTAAGTACTCCAATATTCAAGTAGATAAGGATAGCGTAACCTTTGAGTTGAGAAATACCGGTGGTGTTGCTGGCATGGAGATAGCACAGCTGTACGTAGGCTGCAAATCCGAGGCTATATTCAGAGCTAAAAAGGAATTAAAAGGATTTACTAAAATCTTTTTAAATGCGGGCGAAACCAAAAAGGTAACTCTATATTTTGATGATAAGACATTCCGCTATTTTAATGTGAAGACGAATAAGTGGGAAGTTGAAGAAGCAGAGTATGAAATCAGTATTGGTGCTTCAAGTGCGGATATCAGATTGACAGATACTCTTTTTGTCCAAGGTACAGGAGCACCAATCCCATATGATAAGGATCAGCTTTCAACCTACTATTCGGGTAGAGCCAATCAAGTAGGTGCAAAAGAATTTGAGCACTTGATTGGTTACAAACTGCCTGTGTCCAAATGGGATCGATCACAACCCCTTGGTTACAACGATACGATTGCCCAGTGCCAATATGCAAAGGGAGGGATTGCGAGATTTGCATATTCCGTAATGATTTTTGCACATTGGTTCTTAAGAAAGATCGGTAAGAGGAGCACTGCCAACATAATTATGATGTCTGTCTATCATATGCCATTCAGAGGTGTTGCGAGAATGACAGGCGGAGTTGTGAATATGCCGATGTTGGATGGAATTTTGACCATTGTAAATGGTCAATTCTTTAAAGGTTTAAATCAAGTATTGCGCGAAAGACGTAAGATGACGAGAGTCGCTAAGGAGAAAAATCCCCTAGCAAAAGCGATAAAGGAGTCGTAG
- a CDS encoding glycoside hydrolase family 3 N-terminal domain-containing protein, translated as MKKISKTAAISTFVVSILLIIGLIVGNFYADKYSQIISIYLGHSTDKIVASEDDKEVDTEYYKSAFNSADEAKTKGEQLSQEIVEEGIVLLKNDNNALPLKSGTKISLLGQNSVDLVYGAGVSGSVDTSESGNLLTSLTKSGFEINKTLWDFYKSGDGSSYRKQIPDLYGEGPFAVNEVPQSAYKADVIKSLADYNDAAVVVIGRSGNESTDLTTEVLPTGSHYLEIDQNEKDLLKLANENFDKVIVLINSSNTLESGFLEEYGIDAAIVVGAIGPHGADGIAEVLNGNVNPSGKLVDTYAYDVFSAPAMKNFGKYNIANSKVVMGNAFMVYSEGIYVGNRYYETRYEDVVLGNESTTNYDYSNQVQFPFGYGLSYTTFEWSDYSVKEKDDKYEVSLKVTNTGSVAGKDVVQINMQSPYTEYDKENKIEKASVELVGFEKTSLLEPGKSETVNIEIDKEEMKTYDANGYGTYIVDAGTYYFAAGRNAHDALNNILAAKGKKTTDGMDYDGNVAMVKDFTVDKLDSTTYKVSAATGNEITNQFADVDIKKYDPSFEYLSRNDWTGTWPTTYAEGSMTAPKELLADLEISHTENPDAVMPVTGKISEEYGKLSAAMFIGKDYDDKLWDVLLDQLTIDEMTELVRMGGYATLPIPSINLPATIDKDGPAGISSTLVGGNTSAVAYPAEVVMASTWNVDLIREMGELIGEDSLSNKVAGWYAPGINMHRTAFGGRNFEYFSEDSFLSGKMGASEVAGVQSKGAFVTMKHFALNEQETNRMGGAMFANEQSTRELYLQPFETTVREGNALGAMASMNRLGARWSGGHKGLMTETLRNEWGFKGFVITDQASFPIFSYQDILEGQEAGTNLWLNTDANLWNLSKDQLTASTVSNIRESTHSILYSIINSNAMNGISVTSKIVSVLPLWKYWLIAANIIIGLGVLIAVLLVSRKLVRQKKISM; from the coding sequence ATGAAGAAAATATCAAAAACGGCCGCTATTAGCACATTCGTAGTAAGTATTTTATTAATAATAGGCCTTATCGTAGGTAACTTTTATGCAGATAAGTATTCTCAGATTATCTCGATCTATTTAGGTCATTCCACTGACAAAATCGTAGCTTCTGAAGATGATAAAGAAGTGGACACTGAATATTATAAGAGCGCATTTAATTCCGCAGATGAAGCAAAGACAAAGGGCGAACAGCTTAGTCAGGAAATCGTCGAAGAAGGTATTGTGCTACTAAAAAATGATAATAATGCTCTGCCGCTAAAATCTGGAACGAAAATCAGTTTGCTCGGTCAAAACTCTGTTGATCTTGTTTACGGAGCTGGTGTTTCGGGATCAGTTGATACAAGTGAATCCGGAAATTTATTGACCTCGCTTACAAAATCAGGGTTTGAAATCAATAAAACACTTTGGGATTTCTATAAGTCGGGTGACGGATCTTCTTACAGAAAACAAATTCCAGACCTTTATGGTGAAGGGCCTTTTGCCGTGAATGAAGTCCCACAGAGTGCTTATAAAGCTGATGTTATTAAAAGCCTCGCAGATTACAATGATGCTGCTGTAGTAGTAATTGGCCGTTCCGGTAATGAAAGCACGGATTTAACAACCGAAGTACTACCTACAGGATCTCATTATCTTGAAATTGATCAGAATGAAAAAGACTTGTTGAAGCTAGCTAATGAAAACTTTGATAAGGTCATCGTATTAATAAACTCCTCTAATACTTTAGAATCAGGCTTCTTAGAGGAATATGGCATTGATGCAGCTATTGTTGTAGGTGCTATAGGACCGCATGGTGCTGATGGTATTGCTGAAGTTCTAAACGGTAATGTCAACCCATCCGGTAAATTAGTAGATACGTATGCTTATGATGTGTTTAGCGCCCCAGCGATGAAGAACTTCGGTAAATACAATATTGCAAACAGCAAAGTAGTGATGGGTAACGCCTTTATGGTTTACTCTGAAGGTATTTATGTTGGTAATCGCTATTATGAAACCAGATATGAAGATGTTGTTCTTGGTAATGAAAGTACAACAAATTACGATTACAGCAATCAAGTCCAGTTCCCATTTGGATATGGTCTATCTTATACGACTTTTGAATGGTCTGATTACAGCGTAAAAGAAAAGGATGACAAATACGAGGTCTCCTTGAAAGTTACAAACACAGGTTCTGTTGCAGGTAAGGATGTTGTTCAGATTAACATGCAGTCTCCTTATACAGAATATGACAAAGAAAACAAAATTGAAAAGGCTTCAGTAGAGCTCGTAGGATTTGAAAAAACCTCATTGCTTGAGCCTGGTAAGTCAGAAACAGTCAATATTGAGATTGATAAAGAAGAAATGAAAACCTACGATGCAAACGGTTATGGCACATACATTGTTGATGCGGGAACCTATTATTTTGCGGCAGGCAGAAACGCACATGATGCGTTGAATAACATCCTTGCAGCAAAGGGTAAGAAAACAACAGATGGTATGGACTATGACGGTAATGTAGCTATGGTTAAAGATTTCACAGTCGACAAGCTGGATTCTACTACGTATAAAGTATCCGCAGCAACAGGAAATGAAATTACAAATCAATTTGCTGATGTAGATATTAAAAAATATGATCCATCATTTGAATACCTTTCAAGAAATGACTGGACTGGAACATGGCCAACTACATATGCAGAGGGTTCTATGACTGCACCTAAGGAGCTACTTGCAGACCTTGAAATTTCTCACACAGAAAATCCTGATGCTGTCATGCCTGTAACAGGGAAGATCAGTGAGGAATATGGGAAATTAAGTGCTGCCATGTTTATTGGAAAAGATTATGACGATAAGCTTTGGGATGTGCTGCTTGATCAGTTAACGATTGATGAAATGACTGAGCTAGTTCGAATGGGAGGATATGCAACATTGCCTATCCCATCAATCAACCTACCTGCAACGATTGATAAGGATGGTCCTGCTGGGATTTCCAGTACGCTTGTTGGTGGTAATACATCGGCTGTGGCCTATCCAGCAGAAGTTGTTATGGCTTCTACATGGAATGTTGATCTGATTCGCGAAATGGGTGAGCTAATCGGTGAAGATAGTCTTAGCAATAAAGTAGCAGGCTGGTATGCGCCAGGTATTAACATGCATCGTACCGCATTTGGAGGAAGAAACTTTGAATATTTCTCTGAAGACAGCTTCCTATCAGGCAAAATGGGAGCAAGTGAAGTTGCAGGTGTTCAATCCAAGGGTGCATTTGTAACTATGAAGCATTTTGCTTTAAATGAGCAGGAAACAAATCGTATGGGCGGCGCTATGTTTGCGAATGAGCAGTCTACTCGTGAACTCTATCTACAGCCTTTTGAAACAACGGTTCGTGAAGGAAATGCACTTGGTGCGATGGCGAGTATGAATAGACTTGGCGCTCGTTGGTCGGGTGGTCATAAAGGACTTATGACGGAAACACTTCGTAACGAGTGGGGATTTAAAGGGTTTGTAATCACCGATCAGGCGTCTTTCCCAATCTTCTCCTACCAAGATATTCTGGAAGGTCAAGAAGCAGGTACTAATCTCTGGTTGAATACGGATGCTAATCTATGGAATCTTTCTAAGGACCAGTTAACAGCTAGTACAGTAAGCAACATCAGAGAATCGACTCACTCTATTCTCTATTCAATCATTAATAGTAATGCTATGAACGGAATCTCTGTAACTTCTAAAATTGTATCTGTCTTGCCTTTATGGAAATACTGGCTGATCGCTGCAAATATTATTATCGGACTTGGTGTACTTATTGCCGTTCTGTTGGTTTCAAGAAAACTTGTAAGACAGAAAAAAATTAGTATGTAA
- a CDS encoding LysR family transcriptional regulator yields the protein MNKDALECFIKVYEKKSLTSAAKDLFITPQGLSKTIKTLELDLEAELFFRAPQGMEATECGELLYARAKHICYLMDDIKKEIGIMSGGKSTLSVLATFSTTSTVPPDMLFRFTAMYPEFQMKLREFPDEYPLGRIFQEEFDVGIVLGEQEIDNVVYELIQPGEVVAVVSKNHMLAQKDEISILDLENEQLVVKSVEKGKEHSLIDKCLEHGFTPHIIHEFSNITNAHILCEENGYVAISVDLIEEFYKNENLKIIRLVEKIPQNIYLVSRKRDIQSRAVSLFLSYVKEYIHENKPF from the coding sequence ATGAATAAAGACGCATTGGAATGCTTCATCAAGGTCTACGAAAAGAAGAGTTTAACTTCTGCTGCCAAGGACTTGTTCATTACTCCACAAGGATTAAGTAAGACTATAAAGACGCTCGAGCTGGATCTAGAAGCAGAATTGTTCTTCAGGGCTCCGCAAGGAATGGAAGCTACTGAATGCGGAGAACTATTATATGCACGGGCTAAACATATCTGTTATCTTATGGATGATATTAAAAAAGAAATAGGCATTATGAGCGGGGGAAAGAGCACATTAAGTGTATTGGCTACTTTCTCCACCACATCTACAGTGCCTCCGGACATGTTGTTTAGGTTTACTGCTATGTATCCGGAATTTCAAATGAAGCTAAGAGAGTTTCCGGATGAGTATCCGCTCGGCAGGATCTTTCAAGAAGAATTTGATGTCGGCATCGTATTGGGAGAGCAGGAAATAGACAATGTGGTCTATGAGTTGATTCAACCAGGTGAAGTCGTGGCAGTGGTTTCAAAAAACCATATGCTAGCACAAAAAGATGAAATCTCAATCCTGGACTTAGAAAATGAACAGCTAGTCGTAAAGTCTGTGGAAAAAGGGAAAGAGCACAGCCTTATTGATAAGTGCCTAGAGCATGGGTTTACACCTCATATTATTCATGAGTTTAGCAATATTACAAATGCACATATCCTATGTGAAGAGAATGGATACGTAGCCATTTCAGTAGATCTTATTGAAGAATTCTACAAGAATGAGAATTTGAAAATTATAAGACTTGTGGAAAAAATTCCCCAGAATATTTATTTAGTCAGCAGAAAAAGAGATATTCAGTCTAGAGCCGTTTCACTATTCTTAAGTTACGTAAAAGAATATATCCATGAGAACAAGCCATTTTGA